One segment of Primulina tabacum isolate GXHZ01 chromosome 14, ASM2559414v2, whole genome shotgun sequence DNA contains the following:
- the LOC142525460 gene encoding F-box protein At1g67340-like: MRTRRGVCYPKVVNMCVARAVKRRKLEVAGGDANGCRKMLKKSPEITDDRDLFDALPDDIVLTILCKLSSSAVCPADLINVLITCKRLNGLGLHSLVLSKSSQKMLAVKAKNWSESAHRFLKLCVDAGNIEACFILGMIRFYCLHNRGSGASLMAKAAIGSHASAIYSLAVIQFNGSGSSKNEKDLRAGVALCERAAYLGHVDALRELGHCLQDGYGVKQNVADGRRFLVQANARELATFLAAAPSAVVPSSWLTWNPNRHVAGDGCPLLSDFGCNVPTREAHPANRFLADWFSDQIGNTSGPGLRLCSHSGCGRPETRRHEFRRCSVCGAVNYCSRACQALDWKLRHKVQCAPLERLADEVAENVGNVEGYFNGDGNDHGDDIDGNGGEVTEES; the protein is encoded by the exons ATGAGAACCAGGAGAGGAGTGTGTTATCCTAAAGTGGTGAATATGTGCGTCGCTCGAGCGGTGAAGAGAAGGAAACTGGAGGTCGCCGGGGGAGACGCTAACGGATGCCGGAAAATGTTGAAGAAATCGCCTGAGATTACTGATGATCGCGATTTGTTCGATGCTTTGCCGGACGATATTGTGCTGACTATTTTGTGCAAACTCAGTTCTTCCGCTGTCTGTCCTGCTGATTTGATCAATGTTTTGATAAC ATGCAAAAGGCTAAATGGATTAGGTCTTCATTCGCTGGTGTTATCAAAATCCTCTCAGAAAATGCTGGCAGTAAAAGCCAAAAACTGGTCCGAGTCCGCTCATCGATTCCTCAAATTATGCGTGGATGCGGGGAATATCGAAGCCTGTTTCATTCTAGGCATG ATTCGTTTCTACTGTTTGCACAACCGAGGAAGCGGTGCATCATTAATGGCGAAGGCCGCGATCGGATCTCACGCTTCCGCGATCTACTCCCTCGCCGTCATCCAGTTCAACGGCAGCGGAAGCTCAAAGAATGAAAAAGACCTTCGGGCAGGCGTGGCGTTATGCGAACGCGCGGCGTATCTCGGCCACGTCGACGCACTTCGGGAGCTTGGCCACTGTTTGCAAGATGGTTATGGAGTGAAGCAGAACGTCGCCGATGGACGCCGATTCTTAGTTCAAGCCAACGCGCGCGAGTTAGCCACCTTTCTAGCGGCGGCTCCGTCCGCTGTGGTACCTAGCTCATGGCTGACGTGGAATCCCAACCGCCACGTGGCTGGCGACGGGTGTCCGTTACTGAGTGATTTCGGGTGTAATGTACCAACTCGGGAAGCTCATCCGGCGAACCGGTTTTTAGCCGATTGGTTTTCGGATCAGATTGGGAACACTTCTGGTCCGGGACTCCGTCTGTGTTCGCACTCGGGTTGCGGGAGACCCGAGACTAGGAGGCATGAATTCCGTCGGTGTTCGGTGTGCGGAGCAGTGAATTACTGCTCTCGCGCATGCCAGGCGCTGGATTGGAAGCTGCGCCATAAGGTACAGTGCGCACCCTTGGAAAGATTAGCGGACGAGGTCGCTGAAAATGTCGGCAATGTCGAAGGTTATTTCAACGGCGACGGAAATGACCATGGTGATGATATTGACGGTAACGGCGGAGAAGTGACTGAGGAGAGTTAA
- the LOC142523890 gene encoding uncharacterized protein LOC142523890, with product MKPGETLAEFDERFSSIIIEIISLGKEYSNREIALKVMRALPRECDVKTIAMRESKDLNKLELHDMFADLKAYEFELGIRNKDEPSKTQQTKALAAATVTLPVEESTSKKSAEQLSNEAMSLFVKKFSKFMRKNQSQMNKSYFKKDHTEDGQGCFNCGKKGHFIAECNRLKMDENKHENRRRFKDNKKFVKKKNQRVLIVEEDKGKWAETESEKSSSEASSSESEDETIECLMAKEDQESTDEMVFDFNSEEFTREDLVTALHDMVNEFKGLSIKFNEAVAKKLDLKNKLTLSNCSQHKEVESLKVKSSASLNKMHEMQKPAGDRTGLGYNINDCSTSEASTQPLLEKDSLRSIKFVRSSSSDKSKRYWRKPRPNSTDYDGSTGYHSRTRPNNYYNCRPVQKRYRLNDSNQRPKQHILIHHQIIYPIMELMKKNLEKSTWFLDSGCSRHMTGNKNLLSEVVNFKGPTITFGDNAEGKAMGKGKIIHGKIIIKDVLLVENLRYNMISISQLCDNGYTVEFHKDKCMVKTNEGTIVLTGYRSQNTYRVEWNDECLNASTCFIALNGNKNWLWHKSLNHLNFKSIATISKFKLVSGLPNVDFAKDKICNASQLGKQVRSTFKSKGRNSSARCLELLHMDLFGPIPVMSLGGKKYNLVVIDDFSRFTWVLFLSSKDQTADQLIKLLKRLQNEKMEEIDRIRSDRGTEFLNKYLSSYLEDHGIKHELSAARSPQQNGVAERRNRTLKEAARTMLAESGISQRFWAEAINTACYTQNRSMINKNHEKTPYEVWTGKLLEVGYFRIFGCKCFIHINGKTHLTAFDVKAENGIFLGYSAVSKAYRLYNQKTLTVEESIHVVFDESSICYDNSNSSMHDLINNFEAANLEASNDDDEIDLRRTGETISKENPTGQEQNQQTNEPENNYQPQNIQMEEEAPEQENDINQPTEPNPYRPCLRWNKDHPLELVIGNPTAPLRTRNQMINEFMQDAFVSQIEPKKIDDALLDTNWIEAMQEELNQFERNRV from the exons ATGAAGCCAGGAGAAACTCTTGCAGAATTTGATGAGCGGTTTAGCAGCATTATCATCGAGATCATCTCACTTGGAAAAGAGTACTCCAACAGAGAAATCGCTTTGAAGGTCATGCGAGCTCTTCCCAGAGAATGTGATGTGAAGACCATAGCAATGCGCgaatccaaagatctgaacaaaCTGGAACTCCATGATATGTTTGCTGATCTTAAAGCATATGAATTTGAACTTGGAATACGAAATAAAGATGAGCCATCCAAAACTCAACAAACAAAGGCTTTGGCAGCTGCTACAGTGACTCTTCCGGTCGAAGAGTCCACAAGTAAGAAATCGGCTGAGCAACtaagcaatgaagccatgtcTCTTTTTGTTAAGAAATTCAGCAAATTCATGCGCAAAAATCAATCTCAAATGaataaatcttattttaaaaaggacCATACTGAGGATGGTCAAGGttgttttaactgtggaaagaaggGACACTTTATTGCAGAATGCAACAGGCTAAAGATGGATGAAAACAAACATGAGAATAGAAGACGGTTCAAAGACAACAAGAAATTCGTCAAGAAAAAGAATCAGCGAGTTCTGATTGTAGAAGAAGACAAAGGCAAATGGGCTGAAACCGAGTCAGAAAAATCCTCTTCTGAGGCATCTTCAAGTGAAAGCGAAGACGAGACAATCGAGTGTCTCATGGCAAAGGAAGATCAAGAATCCACAGATGAAatggtatttgactttaactcTGAAGAATTTACACGAGAAGATCTTGTTACAGCACTAcacgacatggtaaatgagttcaAAGGACTATCTATAAAATTCAATGAAGCTGTAGCAAAAAAACTAGACTTAAAAAACAAGTTAACTCTCTCTAACTGTTCGCAGCACAAAGAGGTTGAAAGTTTGAAAGTTAA GTCCTCTGCTTCTCTTAATAAGATGCATGAGATGCAGAAACCAGCCGGAGACAGAACTGGGCTGGGTTACAACATCAATGATTGCAGCACCTCAGAAGCTTCAACTCAACCGTTACTTGAGAAAGACAGTTTAAGatcaattaaatttgtcagatctagCTCG AGTGATAAATCCAAACGATATTGGCGCAAACCCAGGCCAAATTCAACCGATTACGATGGCTCAACTGGATATCACTCAAGAACCAGACCTAACAATTACTACAATTGCCGACCAGTTCAAAAGAGGTATAGATTGAATGACAGTAACCAAAGGCCCAAACAACATATATTGATTCACCACCAGATTATTTATCCAATCATG GAACTAATGAAGAAAAACTTGGAAAAATCAACATGGTTTTTAGACAGCGGATGCTCAAGACATATGACAGGAAACAAAAATCTCTTGTCAGAAGTTGTGAATTTCAAGGGGCCAACAATCACTTTCGGTGACAACGCTGAAGGTAAAGccatgggtaagggtaagattattcaTGGCAAAATCATCATTAAAGATGTTCTCTTGGTAGAAAATTTACGTTATAACATGATCAGTATAAGTCAACTGTGTGACAATGGGTATACGGTTGAATTTCATAAAGACAAATGCATGGTTAAAACTAATGAAGGCACCATTGTGCTGACTGGTTATCGAAGTCAAAACACCTATAGAGTAGAATGGAATGATGAATGTTTAAATGCATCTACTTGCTTCATTGCTCTAAATGGTAATAAAAATTGGCTATGGCATAAAAGTCTCAATCAtctaaatttcaaatccattgctACTATTAGTAAGTTTAAACTGGTATCTGGACTGCCTAATGTTGACTTTGCCAAAGATAAAATATGCAATGCTTCTCAGCTAGGAAAACAAGTTCGATCAACTTTCAAAAGCAAGGGAAGAAACTCTTCAGCAAGATGTTTGGAACTCCTTCATATGGACCTGTTTGGACCTATTCCGGtgatgagcttagggggaaagaaATACAATCTTGTAGTTATTGACGACTTCTCCAGATTCACATGGGTATTATTCCTAAGCTCCAAAGATCAAACTGCCGATCAACTAATTAAGCTGCTCAAGAGGCTTCAAAATGAGAAAATGGAAGAAATTGACAGAATCAGGAGTgacagaggaactgaatttctgaACAAATACCTTTCATCCTACCTTGAAGATCATGGCATTAAACACGAGTTATCAGCTGCAAGATCgccacaacaaaatggagtagcagAAAGAAGGAACCGCACACTGAAGGAAGCAGCTAGAACCATGCTGGCTGAATCTGGTATCTCACAACGATTTTGGGCTGAAGCCATCAACACAGCTTGTTACACTCAGAATCGGtctatgattaataaaaatcatgaaaagactccatatgaaGTATGGACCGGCAAATTGCTAGAAGTGGGGTACTTTCGCATATTTGGCTGTAAGTGTTTTATTCATATAAATGGCAAAACGCATCTCACTGCATTTGATGTAAAGGCTGAAAATGGCATCTTTCTGGGATACTCAGCAGTGAGTAAAGCATACAGATTGTATAATCAAAAAACTCTCACTGTCGAAGAATCCATACATGTTGTGTTCGATGAATCATCTATATGTTATGACAATAGCAACAGTAGCATGCATGATctgataaataattttgaagCTGCTAACCTTGAAGCTAgcaatgatgatgatgagatagATCTAAGAAGAACAGGTGAAACCATCTCCAAAGAAAACCCAACCGGTCAAGAACAAAATCAGCAGACAAATGAACCAGAAAACAATTATCAACCGCAGAACATACAAATGGAAGAAGAGGCACCAGAACAAGAAAATGACATCAATCAACCAACCGAGCCAAATCCATATAGACCTTGTCTCCGGTGGAACAAGGATCATCCACTCGAGCTGGTCATTGGTAACCCTACTgctcctcttagaactagaaatcagatgataaatgaatttatgCAGGATGCTTTCGTTTCTCAAATAGAACCCAAGAAAATTGATGATGCCTTGCTAGACACAAACTGGATAGAGgctatgcaagaagaacttAATCAGTTTGAAAGGAACAGAGTATGA